A region of Aquila chrysaetos chrysaetos chromosome 13, bAquChr1.4, whole genome shotgun sequence DNA encodes the following proteins:
- the NPAS4 gene encoding neuronal PAS domain-containing protein 4 isoform X1 — translation MTIFCSHCHRPLQAEMSCLPRRGKQAPGASKPFRSTKSASKARRDQINVELQALRSLLPISAQEKERLSYLHTMALVCLRLRGAQLFPPDSAPPAGPALGAELLSLLPGFLLVLSANGKLVYISENVAQVLGLSMVELLAQGDTIFDILDGRAHEDARKKLLLAQEEPGREVTFVSEMRTSKAFRLQHGGNRAVAVRGRFTALRRLASPSAAAFLALCTPVARLPADGDAGSQDDLIQSTHILDMTFTDVTESVTYHLGYCREELIGQSWYSLLHPEDTDLAAAQHRAVALGTGAGPAAGSAVLRVLRRDRTWAWLRVSAQREDGSHAITCTSRYLREEEAAYLRARQYNPPPRTTPQPPAGGELSLLAAQLRALADSLSPPTAAAPVWPWPQAEAEAEAAACPPGPPDAAWARLLGNAPEGAGPTAAHAHYAPCPLQ, via the exons ATGACCATCTTCTGCAGCCACTGCCACAGGCCCCTGCAGGCAGAGATGAGCTGCCTGCCCAGGAGGGGAAAGCAGGCGCCCGGTGCCTCGAAGCCGTTCAG GTCAACCAAGAGTGCCTCCAAGGCTCGCAGGGACCAAATCAACGTGGAGCTGCAGGCGCTGCGCTCCCTCCTGCCCATCTCGGCGCAGGAGAAGGAGCGGCTCTCCTATCTCCACACCATGGCCCTGGTGTGCCTCCGGCTGCGGGGGGCTCAGCTGTTCCCTCCAG ACTCAGCTCCTCCTGCGGGACCGGCCCTCGGCGCggagctgctctccctgctgccgGGATTTCTGCTCGTGCTCTCGGCCAACGGCAAGCTGGTCTACATCTCTGAGAACGTGGCTCAGGTCCTGGGCCTCTCCATG GTGGAGCTGCTCGCCCAGGGGGACACAATCTTCGACATCCTAGATGGGCGAGCGCACGAGGATGCACGCAAAAAGCTCCTCCTCGCCCAGGAGGAGCCTGGCAGGG AAGTCACGTTTGTCAGCGAGATGCGCACATCCAAGGCCTTCCGGCTGCAGCACGGGGGGAATCGGGCTGTGGCAGTGCGCGGGCGCTTCACAGCCCTGCGCCGGCTGGCCTCCCCCTCCGCCGCAGCCTTCCTGGCCCTCTGCACGCCGGTTGCGCGGTTGCCTGCAGACGGCGATGCCGGTTCCCAGGATGACCTAATCCAGAGCACGCACATCCTAGACATGACGTTTACTGATGTCACGGAGAG CGTCACCTACCACCTTGGCTACTGCAGGGAGGAATTGATCGGTCAGTCGTGGTACAGCCTCCTGCACCCCGAGGACACTGACCTAGCGGCTGCCCAGCACAGGGCCGTGG CGCTCGGGACCGGGGCCGGACCCGCAGCAGGGTCGGCAGTTCTGCGTGTGCTGCGCAGAGACCGCACCTGGGCCTGGCTTCGCGTATCGGCGCAGCGGGAGGACGGAAGCCACGCCATCACCTGCACCAGCCGCTACCTCAG GGAGGAAGAAGCGGCCTACCTACGCGCCCGGCAGTACAACCCCCCGCCCCGTACCACGCCGCAGCCGCCGGCGGGAGGGGAGCTCAGCCTGCTAGCCGCACAGCTCCGCGCCCTGGCCGACAGCCTCTCGCCGCCCACCGCCGCCGCTCCGGTTTGGCCCTGGCCCCAGGCCGAGGCCGAGGCCGAGGCCGCGGCCTGCCCACCGGGCCCACCGGACGCCGCCTGGGCCCGTCTCCTTGGCAACGCGCCGGAGGGGGCGGGACCCACCGCCGCGCACGCGCACTACGCCCCCTGCCCGCTCCAATAA
- the NPAS4 gene encoding neuronal PAS domain-containing protein 4 isoform X2: MTIFCSHCHRPLQAEMSCLPRRGKQAPGASKPFRSTKSASKARRDQINVELQALRSLLPISAQEKERLSYLHTMALVCLRLRGAQLFPPDSAPPAGPALGAELLSLLPGFLLVLSANGKLVYISENVAQVLGLSMVELLAQGDTIFDILDGRAHEDARKKLLLAQEEPGREVTFVSEMRTSKAFRLQHGGNRAVAVRGRFTALRRLASPSAAAFLALCTPVARLPADGDAGSQDDLIQSTHILDMTFTDVTESVTYHLGYCREELIGQSWYSLLHPEDTDLAAAQHRAVGRKKRPTYAPGSTTPRPVPRRSRRREGSSAC; encoded by the exons ATGACCATCTTCTGCAGCCACTGCCACAGGCCCCTGCAGGCAGAGATGAGCTGCCTGCCCAGGAGGGGAAAGCAGGCGCCCGGTGCCTCGAAGCCGTTCAG GTCAACCAAGAGTGCCTCCAAGGCTCGCAGGGACCAAATCAACGTGGAGCTGCAGGCGCTGCGCTCCCTCCTGCCCATCTCGGCGCAGGAGAAGGAGCGGCTCTCCTATCTCCACACCATGGCCCTGGTGTGCCTCCGGCTGCGGGGGGCTCAGCTGTTCCCTCCAG ACTCAGCTCCTCCTGCGGGACCGGCCCTCGGCGCggagctgctctccctgctgccgGGATTTCTGCTCGTGCTCTCGGCCAACGGCAAGCTGGTCTACATCTCTGAGAACGTGGCTCAGGTCCTGGGCCTCTCCATG GTGGAGCTGCTCGCCCAGGGGGACACAATCTTCGACATCCTAGATGGGCGAGCGCACGAGGATGCACGCAAAAAGCTCCTCCTCGCCCAGGAGGAGCCTGGCAGGG AAGTCACGTTTGTCAGCGAGATGCGCACATCCAAGGCCTTCCGGCTGCAGCACGGGGGGAATCGGGCTGTGGCAGTGCGCGGGCGCTTCACAGCCCTGCGCCGGCTGGCCTCCCCCTCCGCCGCAGCCTTCCTGGCCCTCTGCACGCCGGTTGCGCGGTTGCCTGCAGACGGCGATGCCGGTTCCCAGGATGACCTAATCCAGAGCACGCACATCCTAGACATGACGTTTACTGATGTCACGGAGAG CGTCACCTACCACCTTGGCTACTGCAGGGAGGAATTGATCGGTCAGTCGTGGTACAGCCTCCTGCACCCCGAGGACACTGACCTAGCGGCTGCCCAGCACAGGGCCGTGG GGAGGAAGAAGCGGCCTACCTACGCGCCCGGCAGTACAACCCCCCGCCCCGTACCACGCCGCAGCCGCCGGCGGGAGGGGAGCTCAGCCTGCTAG